One stretch of Pararhizobium qamdonense DNA includes these proteins:
- the adh gene encoding aldehyde dehydrogenase yields MLHQKIVENPFKQKYGNYIGGDWREPVSGRYFDNTTPVTGGVLCQIARSEAADIELALDAAHAAKEKWGRTSSTERANILMKIAQRMEDNIELLAKAETWDNGKPLRETMAADMPLAIDHFRYFASCVRAQEGTIGEIDHDTVAYHFHEPLGVVGQIIPWNFPILMAAWKLAPALAAGNCVILKPAEQTPASILVWIELVGDLLPPGVLNIVNGFGLEAGKPLATNPRINKVAFTGETSTGRLIMQYASQNLIPVTLELGGKSPNIFFEDVMREDDDYLDKALEGFAMFALNQGEVCTCPSRALVHEKIYDRFMEKAIKRVAAIKQGNPLDMSTMIGAQASSEQLEKIMSYMDIGRQEGAEVLIGGERNTLDGELSGGFYVKPTVFKGHNKMRVFQEEIFGPVVSVTTFKTDEEALEIANDTLYGLGSGVWSRDANRCYNFGRNIQAGRVWTNCYHAYPAGAAFGGYKQSGIGRETHKMMLDHYQQTKNMLVSYSPKALGFF; encoded by the coding sequence ATGTTGCATCAAAAGATTGTCGAGAACCCGTTCAAGCAGAAATATGGCAACTATATCGGTGGTGATTGGCGCGAACCCGTCAGCGGCCGCTATTTCGACAACACCACCCCGGTCACCGGCGGCGTGTTGTGCCAGATCGCCCGATCTGAGGCTGCCGATATCGAGCTGGCGCTGGATGCCGCCCATGCCGCCAAGGAAAAATGGGGCCGCACGTCCTCGACAGAGCGCGCCAATATCCTGATGAAGATCGCCCAGCGGATGGAAGACAATATCGAGCTTCTGGCCAAGGCCGAGACCTGGGACAACGGCAAGCCGCTGCGCGAAACCATGGCCGCCGACATGCCGCTCGCCATCGACCATTTCCGCTATTTCGCCTCCTGTGTCCGCGCCCAGGAAGGCACGATCGGCGAGATCGACCACGACACGGTCGCCTATCATTTCCATGAGCCGCTCGGCGTCGTCGGCCAGATCATTCCCTGGAATTTCCCGATCCTGATGGCCGCATGGAAGCTGGCTCCGGCACTGGCGGCTGGCAATTGCGTCATCCTGAAGCCCGCGGAACAGACGCCGGCATCGATCCTCGTGTGGATCGAACTGGTGGGCGACCTGTTGCCGCCTGGCGTGCTCAACATCGTCAACGGGTTTGGTCTCGAAGCCGGCAAACCGCTTGCCACCAACCCGCGCATCAACAAGGTGGCCTTCACCGGTGAAACCTCCACCGGCCGGCTGATCATGCAATATGCCAGCCAGAACCTCATCCCGGTCACGCTGGAACTCGGCGGCAAGTCGCCGAACATCTTCTTTGAAGACGTCATGCGCGAGGATGACGATTATCTCGACAAAGCGCTTGAAGGCTTTGCGATGTTCGCGCTGAACCAGGGCGAAGTCTGCACATGCCCCAGCCGCGCGCTGGTCCATGAGAAGATCTACGACCGCTTCATGGAAAAGGCGATCAAGCGCGTCGCCGCCATCAAGCAGGGCAATCCGCTGGATATGTCGACGATGATCGGCGCCCAGGCCTCCAGCGAACAGCTGGAAAAGATCATGTCCTATATGGATATCGGCCGTCAGGAAGGTGCCGAAGTTCTGATCGGCGGCGAGCGCAACACGCTGGACGGCGAGCTTTCCGGCGGCTTCTATGTCAAGCCGACGGTGTTCAAGGGCCATAACAAGATGCGGGTGTTCCAGGAAGAAATCTTCGGGCCGGTCGTGTCGGTGACGACCTTCAAGACCGACGAGGAAGCTTTGGAAATCGCCAACGACACGCTCTATGGCCTGGGGTCCGGCGTGTGGAGCCGCGATGCCAACCGCTGCTACAATTTCGGCCGCAACATCCAGGCCGGCCGCGTCTGGACCAATTGCTACCACGCCTATCCGGCCGGCGCTGCCTTCGGCGGCTACAAGCAATCCGGCATCGGCCGCGAAACCCACAAGATGATGCTCGACCACTACCAGCAGACCAAGAACATGCTGGTGAGCTACAGCCCGAAAGCGCTGGGCTTCTTTTGA
- a CDS encoding putative bifunctional diguanylate cyclase/phosphodiesterase: protein MMHSVENRFIAIVCGAMLVFIAPLIVLFLTLSSERVARESLQNTQVLMEAGAQALAKPLWDFDTDGVEQIVKSLIGDAAIMSVKVKDSSHSISVTLPKGPVDASLPHTVLTRDILYNSQDGQKSVGTLELWVATPGLLSRFSKDELSIFFILIVAVAIVFAAAILGNRLTVIRPLMRLTAAIEATRRLGSRHHVDWTSDDEMGTLAHNFNEMQSKLEREETELKLAHSRATDIYNLTPSMLFSLDPANCLTAVSDYWLTATGYARADVIGRVFTDFVDEHWHETYRARRRNGNTHHANICEVTVPFIRADGETMTVLILEMKSAASGERGGLSLSVMTDVTELKQAESRNHAQAITDHLTGLLNRQGFEAALDEGIHQADETMVQLACLFIDLDRFKWINDNFGHAAGDEVLRQVVARIRTTLRPGDTMSRLGGDEFAILVSAEDVGALASEIGDRICASLRQPILVEGAELSVSASVGIALYPDHAANAAELLLKSDMAMYARKRDGKNGMLLFDTSMLDTARERHEMEQNIEAGLKEDWFEAYLQPIVSLSDGRIAGFEALMRLNHPEKGILPPAKIIGIAEETGSIARIGERVLEKAISHLARLTKLEGTETTYLAVNFSPLQFEETLPHKLAALLLKHHISPARIVIEITEAVLMLDNPDVHAVLKQLSEFGCRIALDDFGTGYSSLSYLNRFPVDIVKVDQSFTRSLTTGTADVRRKSRMLIKGIRTISHQMGCTVVAEGIETKEQWELLRKLGLDYGQGYLFSRPMPIENMLLMLEMESEAKATSLA, encoded by the coding sequence GTGATGCACTCTGTTGAAAATCGTTTTATTGCGATCGTCTGCGGTGCGATGCTTGTCTTCATCGCGCCCTTGATCGTGCTGTTTTTGACCCTGTCGTCGGAACGTGTGGCGCGTGAAAGCCTGCAGAACACGCAGGTTCTCATGGAGGCCGGTGCGCAGGCGCTTGCCAAGCCGCTGTGGGATTTCGATACGGATGGTGTCGAGCAGATTGTAAAATCGCTGATCGGCGATGCCGCCATCATGTCCGTCAAGGTCAAAGACAGTTCCCACTCGATTTCCGTCACGCTGCCGAAAGGTCCCGTGGATGCCAGCCTGCCGCACACGGTTCTGACCAGGGACATTCTCTATAATTCGCAGGACGGCCAAAAATCCGTCGGCACTCTGGAACTCTGGGTCGCCACGCCGGGCCTTTTGTCGCGTTTCAGCAAGGATGAGCTGAGCATCTTCTTCATACTGATCGTCGCCGTCGCCATCGTCTTTGCGGCGGCCATCCTCGGCAACCGGCTGACCGTCATCCGGCCGCTGATGCGGCTGACGGCAGCCATCGAGGCCACGCGCCGGCTCGGCTCGCGCCATCATGTCGATTGGACCTCGGACGACGAGATGGGCACGCTCGCCCATAATTTCAACGAGATGCAGAGCAAGCTCGAGCGCGAGGAAACCGAGCTGAAGCTTGCCCATAGCCGCGCCACCGACATCTACAATCTCACCCCTTCCATGCTGTTTTCGCTGGATCCGGCCAATTGCCTGACTGCCGTCAGCGACTACTGGCTGACCGCCACCGGCTATGCCCGCGCCGACGTCATCGGCCGCGTCTTTACCGATTTTGTCGACGAGCATTGGCACGAAACCTACCGGGCACGCCGCCGCAACGGCAACACCCACCATGCCAATATCTGCGAAGTCACCGTTCCGTTCATCAGGGCGGACGGCGAAACCATGACCGTTCTTATCCTTGAGATGAAAAGTGCGGCGAGCGGCGAGCGCGGCGGCCTGTCCCTCTCCGTCATGACCGACGTGACCGAACTGAAGCAGGCCGAAAGCCGCAACCACGCGCAGGCGATCACCGATCACCTGACCGGCCTTCTCAACCGCCAGGGTTTTGAAGCCGCCCTCGACGAGGGCATCCATCAGGCCGACGAGACCATGGTGCAGCTCGCCTGCCTGTTCATCGATCTCGACCGTTTCAAATGGATCAACGACAATTTCGGCCATGCTGCCGGCGATGAAGTGCTGCGCCAGGTGGTTGCCCGTATCCGCACCACGCTGCGCCCCGGCGATACGATGTCGAGGCTCGGCGGCGACGAATTTGCCATCCTGGTCAGCGCCGAGGATGTCGGGGCGCTGGCAAGCGAAATCGGCGACCGCATCTGCGCCAGCCTGCGCCAGCCGATCCTGGTCGAGGGTGCCGAGCTTTCGGTCAGCGCCAGCGTCGGCATCGCGCTCTATCCGGATCACGCCGCAAACGCGGCGGAACTGCTGTTGAAATCCGACATGGCCATGTATGCGCGCAAGCGCGACGGCAAGAACGGCATGCTGCTCTTTGATACCAGCATGCTCGACACCGCCCGCGAACGTCATGAAATGGAACAGAATATCGAGGCCGGCCTCAAGGAAGACTGGTTCGAAGCCTATCTGCAGCCGATCGTCAGCCTCAGCGATGGCCGCATTGCAGGCTTTGAGGCGCTGATGCGCTTGAACCACCCGGAAAAGGGCATATTGCCGCCTGCCAAGATTATCGGCATTGCCGAGGAAACCGGTTCGATCGCCCGCATCGGCGAGCGCGTGCTGGAAAAGGCGATCAGCCACCTCGCCCGCCTGACGAAGCTGGAGGGAACGGAGACAACCTATCTCGCCGTCAACTTCTCGCCGCTGCAGTTCGAAGAGACCTTGCCGCACAAGCTGGCGGCGCTGCTGCTCAAGCATCATATCTCGCCCGCCCGCATCGTCATCGAAATCACCGAAGCAGTCTTGATGCTCGACAATCCCGATGTGCATGCCGTGCTGAAGCAGCTCAGCGAATTCGGCTGCCGTATCGCGCTCGACGATTTCGGCACCGGCTATTCGTCGCTGAGCTATCTCAACCGGTTCCCGGTCGATATCGTCAAGGTCGATCAGTCCTTCACCCGCTCCCTGACGACCGGGACGGCCGATGTGCGCCGCAAGAGCCGCATGCTGATCAAGGGCATCCGGACGATTTCCCACCAGATGGGCTGCACCGTGGTGGCCGAAGGCATCGAGACCAAGGAGCAGTGGGAACTGCTGCGCAAGCTCGGCCTCGACTATGGCCAAGGCTATCTCTTCAGCCGGCCGATGCCGATCGAGAACATGCTGCTGATGCTGGAAATGGAATCGGAAGCAAAGGCCACCAGCCTCGCATGA
- a CDS encoding DUF779 domain-containing protein, whose translation MTDTINGEPRVLATDAALAFIKEIQQDHPDVLFHQSGGCCDGSSPMCYPADDYIVGDNDIKLGEIGGVPVYISASQFEVWKHTQLIIDVVPGRGGMFSLDNGRERRFLTRSKLFAGGEACAIPIVKRA comes from the coding sequence ATGACCGACACGATCAACGGCGAACCGCGGGTGCTGGCCACCGATGCAGCGCTCGCCTTCATCAAGGAAATCCAGCAGGATCATCCCGACGTGCTGTTTCATCAGTCCGGTGGCTGTTGCGACGGGTCGTCGCCGATGTGTTATCCGGCCGATGATTACATCGTCGGCGATAACGACATCAAGCTGGGGGAGATTGGCGGCGTGCCCGTCTATATCAGCGCCAGCCAGTTCGAGGTCTGGAAACATACCCAGCTGATCATCGACGTCGTGCCGGGAAGGGGCGGGATGTTCTCGCTCGATAATGGCCGCGAACGGCGGTTTCTCACCCGCTCAAAGCTGTTTGCCGGCGGTGAGGCCTGCGCCATTCCGATCGTCAAACGGGCATAG
- a CDS encoding putative bifunctional diguanylate cyclase/phosphodiesterase, translating to MIKVLSCIAIDHHYGLLALATLVCILGSVLTMRLFARVRRTVGVQKLNWLFLGGTIGGSTIWTTHFIAMLSFRPSLPHAYEPILTLVSLGAAIVITTLGFSVTAMRKTGPAIELGGAIVGAGIAIMHYMGMMAYQIGGRVEWDFTYYAASILLGVGFGALATSRVARPVTRFCKYGGAIALILAIVSMHFTGMAAITIIPDPMIQPSAALIPDNLLIIMVMAMMCLMLGLGASTYIIDLHSSHLAAERFRHLSLHDPLTALPNRVAFGEHLDDIIRRQKDDTARVAVLSFDLDRFKDVNDVHGHAAGDAVLRTISGRMAKVLGDGEYVARIGGDEFVALTSNFFMKSDAKAFAARLVAEIGKPVEWQGTTLLVGTSVGISLFPVNARTPEELLAQADLAMYRAKAAGSNSIRFYEPSMDDAARSRSVLAMDMRQGIERNEFELYYQYQNNSLTRDVIGFEVLLRWKHPVRGMVPPMEFIPIAEKNGFIHELGDWVILNACRQAASWDNPIKIAVNVAPAQLADTNFPTRVSEILKETGLDAGRLELEITESGIIADQQHALHIIRQLKLLGVKIAMDDYGTGYSSLSTLQNFPFDKIKIDRAFIDGVTSNRQSAAIVRSTIILAQSLDIPVLAEGVENEEHMDFLRSEGCLQVQGYLFGKPMPLSAIDHVVNNTPPVLAAPVAADDDAVRGGQSEAA from the coding sequence ATGATCAAGGTCCTCTCCTGCATCGCCATTGACCATCATTACGGTCTGCTGGCGCTTGCAACTCTCGTCTGCATTCTCGGCTCTGTCTTGACCATGCGGCTGTTTGCCCGTGTCCGGCGCACGGTCGGCGTGCAGAAGCTGAACTGGCTGTTTCTGGGCGGAACCATTGGCGGCTCGACGATCTGGACGACACATTTCATCGCCATGCTGAGCTTCAGGCCCTCGCTGCCGCATGCTTACGAGCCGATCTTGACCCTGGTATCGCTGGGTGCTGCGATCGTCATCACGACATTGGGCTTTTCGGTCACGGCCATGCGCAAGACGGGTCCGGCCATCGAGCTGGGCGGCGCAATCGTCGGTGCCGGCATCGCCATCATGCATTACATGGGCATGATGGCCTATCAGATCGGCGGGCGGGTGGAATGGGATTTCACCTATTATGCCGCGTCCATTCTGCTGGGCGTCGGTTTCGGTGCCCTGGCCACCAGCCGGGTTGCGCGCCCGGTCACGCGGTTTTGCAAATATGGCGGCGCCATTGCGCTTATTCTTGCGATCGTCAGCATGCATTTCACCGGCATGGCGGCCATCACCATCATTCCCGATCCGATGATCCAGCCCTCGGCGGCTCTCATCCCCGACAATCTGCTGATCATCATGGTCATGGCGATGATGTGCCTGATGCTTGGCCTTGGCGCCTCGACCTATATTATCGACCTGCATTCCAGCCATCTGGCTGCCGAACGTTTCCGCCACCTGTCGCTGCACGATCCGCTGACGGCCCTGCCGAACCGGGTTGCCTTCGGCGAACATCTGGACGACATCATCCGGCGGCAGAAGGACGATACGGCCCGCGTTGCGGTGCTGTCCTTCGATCTGGACCGGTTCAAGGATGTCAACGACGTCCACGGGCATGCGGCCGGCGATGCGGTTTTGCGGACGATTTCCGGACGGATGGCCAAGGTTCTGGGGGACGGCGAATATGTCGCCCGCATCGGCGGCGACGAGTTCGTGGCGCTGACGTCCAATTTCTTCATGAAAAGCGATGCCAAGGCATTTGCCGCGCGGTTGGTTGCCGAGATCGGCAAGCCCGTCGAATGGCAAGGCACGACGCTTCTGGTCGGGACCAGCGTCGGCATCTCGCTGTTTCCCGTCAATGCCCGCACGCCGGAAGAGCTTTTGGCGCAGGCGGATCTTGCCATGTACCGCGCCAAGGCGGCCGGCTCGAACTCGATCCGGTTCTACGAGCCTTCGATGGACGATGCGGCCCGCAGCCGCAGCGTGCTGGCCATGGATATGCGCCAGGGGATCGAACGCAACGAATTCGAACTCTATTATCAATATCAGAATAACTCGCTGACGCGCGACGTCATCGGGTTCGAAGTGCTGTTGCGCTGGAAACATCCGGTGCGCGGCATGGTGCCGCCGATGGAGTTCATCCCAATCGCCGAGAAGAACGGCTTCATCCACGAACTCGGTGACTGGGTGATTTTGAATGCCTGCCGTCAGGCGGCGTCCTGGGATAATCCGATCAAGATCGCCGTTAATGTCGCACCCGCGCAGCTGGCCGATACGAATTTCCCCACCCGTGTCAGCGAAATCCTGAAGGAAACCGGGCTCGATGCTGGCCGTCTCGAACTGGAAATCACCGAATCCGGCATCATCGCCGACCAGCAGCATGCGCTTCACATCATCCGTCAGCTGAAGCTGCTCGGCGTCAAGATCGCCATGGACGACTATGGAACCGGCTATTCGTCGCTCTCGACCCTGCAGAACTTCCCGTTCGACAAGATCAAGATCGACCGCGCCTTCATCGATGGCGTCACCAGCAACCGGCAATCGGCTGCGATCGTCCGCTCGACCATCATTCTCGCTCAGAGCCTGGACATCCCGGTGCTGGCGGAAGGGGTGGAGAACGAGGAACATATGGATTTCCTGCGCAGCGAAGGCTGCCTGCAGGTGCAGGGATATCTGTTTGGAAAGCCGATGCCGCTGAGCGCCATCGATCATGTCGTCAACAATACGCCGCCGGTGCTTGCAGCCCCGGTGGCAGCGGATGATGACGCAGTGCGCGGCGGGCAGTCCGAAGCGGCCTGA
- a CDS encoding benzoate/H(+) symporter BenE family transporter: protein MLRDFSLQSLFMGLLTAFVGFASSFAVVLHGLTGVGASEAQAASGLMALSVAMGVCAIVLSLATRMPVSIAWSTPGGALLASSGTVAGGFNTAVGGFLICGALIVVAGLWKPLGRAVAAIPAALANAMLAGVLIGLCFAPVKAIAFNPLFGLPIVLAWAVVGSINRLFAVPAALLAFILVLAFGVEMPADAMTRLSATLVPHIEWVTPAFTVAGLVSIGLPLFIVTMASQNIPGIAVLKVNGYEPQPGPLFAATGLFSVLSAPFGGHAVNLAAITAAMCAGEDAHRDPARRYWSAIVAGAGYIVFGLLAATVTAFVSLAPPVLIQAVAGLALISAFAGSAMAAFKEADGREAAAVTFLVTASGVSFAGVSGAFWGLLAGGLMLALARFTKSRRR from the coding sequence ATGTTACGTGACTTCTCCCTTCAGAGCCTGTTCATGGGCCTGCTTACCGCGTTTGTCGGCTTTGCCAGTTCCTTTGCCGTCGTGCTGCACGGACTGACCGGCGTTGGCGCAAGCGAGGCGCAGGCGGCATCTGGCCTGATGGCGCTGTCGGTGGCGATGGGCGTGTGCGCGATCGTGCTCAGCCTTGCCACGCGCATGCCGGTCTCCATTGCCTGGTCGACGCCGGGCGGTGCATTGCTCGCAAGTTCCGGCACTGTTGCCGGCGGCTTCAACACGGCAGTCGGCGGCTTCCTGATCTGCGGCGCACTGATCGTCGTTGCCGGCCTGTGGAAACCGCTGGGCCGGGCCGTTGCCGCAATCCCCGCGGCTCTCGCCAATGCGATGCTGGCGGGGGTGCTGATCGGGCTGTGCTTTGCGCCGGTCAAGGCCATCGCGTTCAATCCGCTGTTCGGCCTGCCGATCGTGCTCGCCTGGGCCGTCGTCGGCAGCATCAACCGGCTCTTTGCCGTGCCCGCCGCCCTTCTCGCTTTCATTCTGGTTCTGGCCTTCGGGGTCGAGATGCCGGCCGATGCGATGACGCGGCTTTCGGCAACGCTCGTGCCGCATATCGAATGGGTCACGCCGGCGTTTACGGTCGCGGGCCTCGTCAGCATCGGCCTGCCGCTGTTCATCGTCACCATGGCCTCCCAGAATATTCCGGGCATTGCCGTGTTGAAGGTCAACGGCTACGAGCCGCAGCCGGGGCCGCTCTTTGCCGCGACCGGCCTCTTTTCGGTTCTGAGCGCGCCGTTCGGCGGCCATGCCGTCAATCTGGCAGCAATCACCGCTGCCATGTGCGCGGGCGAAGACGCACATCGCGATCCGGCCCGGCGTTACTGGTCGGCAATCGTTGCCGGTGCCGGTTATATCGTCTTCGGACTTCTGGCGGCGACGGTGACGGCCTTTGTCAGCCTTGCGCCGCCGGTCCTGATCCAGGCCGTCGCAGGCCTTGCCCTGATCAGCGCCTTTGCCGGATCGGCCATGGCCGCCTTCAAGGAGGCAGACGGCCGCGAGGCCGCCGCCGTGACATTTCTGGTCACCGCATCCGGGGTCAGTTTCGCAGGCGTCTCCGGCGCATTCTGGGGTTTGCTGGCGGGGGGACTGATGCTGGCTCTCGCCCGCTTCACCAAATCACGCAGACGCTGA
- a CDS encoding helix-turn-helix domain-containing protein — MKHSDHVQAVAHHVSAAASSPVAASWRRCLTVHGLSPEDARSPLRLSEQEFRAAREKSGHLIEEAQGELDRLFSTVGKAGCCLLLTDENGIALERRGAPGDDHDFRGLGLWSGTVWSEASVGTNGIGTAIADERAVVIQRDQHFLSCNTGLSCVTAPIRDHLGRVAAAIDISTCRDDAGEMAMLLLSQAVRDAAARIEANLFHRAFNGARILLVPADGKSTPAMIAVDRDDLVLGATRAARLKLNLDDRRIANGVPAADLLNETAVGQGEDLLDAERAALRRVLSRAQGNVSLAADTLGISRATLYRKMKKLSVN; from the coding sequence ATGAAACATTCAGACCATGTTCAAGCCGTTGCGCATCACGTATCGGCAGCCGCCAGTTCGCCGGTTGCCGCGTCCTGGCGCCGTTGCCTGACCGTGCACGGGCTTTCGCCCGAGGATGCCCGCTCGCCGCTCAGACTATCGGAACAGGAGTTCCGGGCTGCGCGCGAAAAATCAGGGCATCTGATCGAGGAAGCGCAGGGCGAGCTGGACCGGCTGTTTTCGACTGTGGGCAAGGCTGGATGCTGCCTGCTCCTGACCGACGAAAACGGCATTGCACTGGAGCGCCGCGGCGCACCGGGAGACGACCACGATTTTCGCGGGCTTGGCCTCTGGTCGGGCACCGTGTGGAGCGAGGCCAGCGTCGGCACCAACGGCATCGGCACGGCGATCGCCGACGAGCGCGCCGTCGTGATCCAGCGCGACCAGCATTTTCTCAGCTGCAATACCGGGCTTTCCTGTGTGACCGCGCCGATCCGCGATCATCTCGGACGCGTCGCCGCCGCCATCGATATTTCCACCTGCCGCGACGATGCCGGGGAAATGGCGATGCTGCTGTTGTCGCAGGCCGTGCGCGATGCCGCAGCCCGCATCGAGGCCAACCTGTTCCACCGCGCCTTCAACGGCGCACGCATCCTTCTGGTACCGGCCGACGGCAAAAGCACGCCGGCGATGATCGCTGTCGACCGCGACGATCTTGTGCTGGGTGCGACCCGCGCAGCCCGGTTGAAGCTCAACCTCGACGACCGGCGCATTGCCAACGGCGTCCCGGCCGCCGATCTCCTCAACGAGACGGCGGTGGGGCAGGGCGAGGACCTTCTCGACGCCGAACGCGCCGCCCTTCGCCGCGTTCTGTCGCGGGCGCAGGGAAATGTGTCTCTGGCTGCCGATACGCTGGGGATCAGCCGGGCGACGCTATACCGGAAAATGAAGAAGCTCTCCGTCAATTGA
- a CDS encoding 50S ribosomal protein L25/general stress protein Ctc, translating to MSHASYELKAETRERVGKGSSRELRRNGLIPAVIYGDKQAPISIALSTKEVTKKIHAGGFMTTIATIDVGGEKIRVLPKDYQLDPVRDFTMHVDFLRVSKGSVVTVEVPVHFVNEEKSPGIKIGGVLNIVRHEVELVVPADDIPEFLTADLSGLKIGDGIHISNITLPENATPVIADRDFTIATIAQPAGGTSEEEEEAPASE from the coding sequence ATGAGCCACGCATCCTATGAGCTCAAGGCCGAAACGCGCGAACGGGTTGGTAAGGGGTCCTCCCGTGAACTTCGCCGCAACGGTCTTATTCCTGCAGTCATCTATGGTGACAAGCAGGCTCCGATTTCCATCGCCCTCTCCACGAAGGAAGTCACCAAGAAGATTCACGCCGGTGGTTTCATGACCACCATCGCCACGATCGACGTTGGCGGCGAGAAGATCCGCGTCCTGCCGAAGGACTACCAGCTGGATCCGGTCCGTGACTTCACCATGCATGTCGACTTCCTTCGCGTTTCGAAGGGCAGCGTCGTTACCGTTGAAGTTCCGGTTCACTTCGTCAACGAAGAAAAGTCCCCGGGCATCAAGATCGGCGGCGTTCTGAACATCGTTCGTCACGAAGTCGAACTGGTTGTTCCGGCCGACGACATTCCGGAGTTCCTGACGGCAGACCTGTCGGGCCTGAAGATCGGCGACGGCATCCACATCTCGAACATCACGCTGCCTGAAAACGCGACACCGGTTATCGCCGACCGCGACTTCACGATTGCGACGATCGCGCAGCCGGCTGGCGGGACGTCGGAAGAAGAAGAAGAAGCACCCGCTTCCGAATAA
- a CDS encoding ribose-phosphate pyrophosphokinase, which translates to MKVFAGNSNRLLAEAICNYLNLPLGKATVRRFADQEIFVEIQENVRGEDVFLVQSTSFPTNDHLMELLIMIDAMRRSSARRITAVIPYFGYARQDRKPGPRTPISAKLVANLITEAGADRVLTLDLHAGQIQGFFDIPTDNLYAVPILSRDVKENYNLENVMVVSPDVGGVVRARALAKRLDCQLAIVDKRRERAGESEVMNVIGDVTGKDCLLIDDIVDSGGTLCNAAEALLKNGATSVTAYITHGVLSGGAVARVTSSKLKELVITDSIQPTTAVQSAHNIRVISTASLIGEAINRTSQEESVSSLFD; encoded by the coding sequence ATGAAGGTTTTCGCAGGCAACTCGAACCGGCTCCTGGCCGAAGCGATCTGCAATTATCTCAACCTGCCCCTGGGCAAAGCAACCGTCAGACGGTTTGCCGACCAGGAAATTTTCGTGGAAATACAGGAAAACGTGCGCGGCGAGGATGTCTTCCTCGTCCAGTCGACCTCGTTTCCGACCAATGACCACCTGATGGAACTGCTGATCATGATCGACGCCATGCGCCGGTCCTCAGCCCGCCGCATCACGGCCGTCATTCCCTATTTCGGCTATGCCCGCCAGGACCGCAAACCCGGTCCGCGCACGCCGATCTCGGCCAAGCTGGTGGCCAACCTGATCACCGAGGCCGGTGCCGACCGCGTCCTGACGCTCGACCTGCATGCCGGTCAGATCCAGGGCTTCTTCGATATCCCGACCGACAACCTCTACGCCGTGCCGATCCTGTCGCGCGACGTCAAGGAAAACTACAATCTTGAAAACGTCATGGTCGTTTCGCCCGACGTCGGCGGCGTGGTCCGCGCAAGGGCGCTGGCCAAGCGTCTCGACTGCCAGCTCGCCATCGTTGACAAGCGCCGCGAGCGCGCCGGTGAATCCGAAGTCATGAACGTGATTGGTGATGTCACCGGCAAGGACTGTCTGCTGATCGACGATATCGTCGATTCCGGCGGAACGCTCTGCAATGCCGCCGAGGCCCTGTTGAAGAACGGCGCGACCAGCGTCACGGCCTATATCACCCACGGCGTCCTGTCCGGCGGTGCCGTGGCCCGCGTGACCTCGTCGAAGCTGAAGGAACTGGTGATCACCGACTCGATCCAGCCGACCACGGCGGTTCAGTCGGCCCACAATATCCGCGTCATCTCGACCGCCAGCCTGATCGGCGAAGCGATCAACCGCACCAGCCAAGAAGAATCGGTTTCCAGCCTGTTCGATTGA